In Granulicella arctica, one genomic interval encodes:
- a CDS encoding IS6 family transposase, producing MFKRRRFPVEIILVCVRWYCKYGISYRDLAEMMEERGVEVDPSTIMHWVHRYAPELEKRVRWYQGYRATSWRVDETYVKVGGKWKYLFRAVDRHGRLIDFMLTDRRNTGAAYRFLGKALATMRHWPPSSITTDQLGSYPAAISRLQREGKLSGSTKHRTCKYLNNIIEADHGALKRVIRPTRGFQRMKTAAATIKGFEVMRMIRRGHCLTCKPHVKDEVRFINKLFDIFTVAA from the coding sequence ATGTTCAAGCGTCGGCGCTTTCCGGTTGAAATCATCCTGGTGTGTGTTCGCTGGTACTGCAAGTATGGGATCTCCTATCGCGATCTGGCGGAGATGATGGAGGAGCGCGGTGTGGAGGTAGACCCGTCCACGATCATGCATTGGGTCCATCGCTACGCACCTGAGCTGGAGAAGCGAGTCCGTTGGTACCAAGGCTACCGGGCGACCTCGTGGCGCGTGGACGAGACGTATGTGAAGGTTGGCGGCAAGTGGAAGTACCTGTTCCGGGCTGTCGACAGGCATGGCCGGCTGATCGACTTCATGTTGACGGACCGACGAAACACCGGAGCTGCCTATCGCTTCTTGGGTAAAGCGTTAGCTACGATGCGTCATTGGCCACCATCGTCGATCACGACAGACCAGCTCGGATCTTATCCGGCCGCCATCAGCCGGCTGCAACGGGAAGGCAAGTTGTCAGGGTCGACAAAGCATCGCACGTGCAAATACCTGAACAACATCATTGAAGCGGATCATGGAGCACTCAAGCGAGTTATTCGTCCGACACGGGGCTTTCAGAGGATGAAGACGGCAGCCGCTACCATCAAGGGCTTCGAAGTGATGCGAATGATCCGCAGAGGTCATTGCCTCACATGCAAGCCGCACGTCAAGGACGAGGTGCGTTTCATCAACAAGCTGTTCGATATCTTCACGGTCGCTGCCTGA
- a CDS encoding recombinase family protein: protein MRKPREPISTKKSARRAGKGLQIGYLRVSAVDQSELRQLEGLKLDKTFTDKASGKDVHRPQFELLLSFIREGDTLICHSMDRLARNLDDLRRIVLELTRRGVHVQFRKEQLTFTGEDSPMANLLLSVMGAFAQFERELIRERQREGIALAKKRGAYVGRKRALTPVQAVALLKRVADGESKAALARELGLTRDTVYRYMRRGTQDKPAGRRGQR, encoded by the coding sequence ATGAGGAAGCCTAGAGAACCTATTTCTACGAAGAAGTCGGCCCGGAGAGCAGGGAAGGGCCTGCAGATAGGGTACCTGCGCGTAAGCGCCGTCGACCAGAGCGAACTTCGTCAGCTCGAAGGCCTTAAACTCGACAAGACGTTTACCGACAAAGCTTCCGGTAAGGACGTTCATCGGCCGCAGTTCGAACTGCTGCTCTCCTTCATTCGGGAAGGGGATACGCTGATTTGTCATTCGATGGATCGGCTGGCTCGCAACCTGGACGACCTGCGCCGAATCGTTCTGGAATTGACCCGGCGTGGCGTCCACGTCCAGTTCAGGAAGGAGCAGCTGACGTTTACCGGCGAAGATTCCCCGATGGCTAATCTCCTGTTGAGTGTCATGGGAGCCTTTGCTCAGTTTGAACGGGAGCTTATCCGAGAACGGCAACGCGAAGGAATTGCCCTGGCGAAGAAGCGAGGAGCGTACGTTGGACGGAAGCGCGCCCTGACACCGGTTCAGGCTGTGGCTTTGCTGAAGCGGGTAGCTGACGGCGAGTCGAAGGCCGCCCTCGCTCGCGAGCTTGGGCTGACCCGGGATACGGTCTACCGTTATATGAGGCGCGGAACGCAAGACAAACCAGCAGGGAGGAGAGGTCAGCGATGA
- a CDS encoding DUF2975 domain-containing protein, whose translation MMRPENEARLTKIKRISVFLRVLSVLYMVSWAWILWLFARGPIFWQGPNWGIGTAWYSYNGVEFKVYSLVTRERILAAIFFAFYWGSAILCGLQLFRLLGFYSRGEIFTRKSAGQLRQWGFACLALGISKLSYALLPLLLANARSTQEGDLSMIVNGFSIVAISWFMEMAAEMREENELTV comes from the coding sequence ATGATGCGACCTGAAAACGAAGCGAGGCTGACCAAGATCAAGAGGATCAGCGTCTTTCTGCGCGTGCTGAGCGTGCTTTATATGGTCAGTTGGGCGTGGATTCTCTGGCTTTTCGCTAGAGGACCTATCTTTTGGCAGGGACCCAATTGGGGCATTGGAACCGCTTGGTATAGCTACAACGGCGTTGAATTCAAGGTGTACAGCCTTGTCACTCGCGAACGCATCCTCGCAGCCATTTTCTTTGCTTTTTACTGGGGAAGCGCCATCCTGTGCGGCCTTCAGCTCTTTCGTTTGCTCGGCTTCTACTCCCGCGGAGAAATCTTCACGAGGAAGTCTGCCGGCCAGCTCCGTCAATGGGGTTTCGCCTGTTTGGCACTGGGCATCTCCAAGCTTAGCTACGCTCTCCTGCCGCTCCTGCTTGCCAACGCCCGGAGCACGCAGGAGGGAGACCTCAGCATGATCGTGAATGGATTCAGCATCGTGGCGATCTCATGGTTCATGGAGATGGCCGCGGAGATGCGGGAAGAAAACGAACTCACGGTCTGA
- a CDS encoding helix-turn-helix domain-containing protein yields MPIVVNIDVMLARRKMRLNTLADLVGITAQNLSVLKTGRAKAIRFSTLERLCVALECKPGDLLAYEQGSASNLARENLR; encoded by the coding sequence ATGCCCATTGTTGTAAACATCGATGTCATGCTGGCACGGCGAAAAATGCGCTTGAATACGTTGGCAGACCTAGTTGGAATCACGGCGCAAAACCTGTCCGTGCTCAAGACAGGACGTGCCAAGGCCATTCGCTTCAGCACGCTCGAACGTCTCTGCGTGGCGTTGGAATGCAAACCAGGGGACTTGCTGGCGTACGAGCAAGGGTCTGCTTCAAATCTAGCTAGAGAGAACCTCAGGTAA